The following proteins come from a genomic window of Nocardiopsis sp. YSL2:
- a CDS encoding ABC transporter permease, with protein MISYSVKRLLSGVALLAVLSVITFFALRLGTQGVAQQIAGQSAGPEAVALIEDRLGLDRPLAEQFLAWATAALTGDLGRSWFTGQLVTEAVLSRLAVTVSLTVGSVALTGVLGVFLGALAATRRGWPDRLVQILSVLGQAVPGFVLAVGLVLLFAVRLGWFPATGYTDPSASVGGWLRSITLPVIALALGSVGSVAQQVRGSMLDVLRRDHVRTLRSRGLPRNRVVYRYVLRNASGPALSMLGLQFVIILGAAVVVEQVFSIPGLGPIALTSTSQGDVPLVMGIVIVTGAIVVLVNLLVDLTQAFLNPKVRLS; from the coding sequence ATGATCTCGTACTCCGTCAAACGGCTGCTGTCCGGTGTGGCGCTGCTCGCCGTGCTCAGCGTCATCACGTTCTTCGCCCTGCGGCTGGGAACACAGGGCGTCGCGCAGCAGATCGCCGGGCAGTCCGCGGGCCCCGAGGCCGTCGCGCTGATCGAGGACAGGCTCGGCCTCGACCGCCCGCTGGCGGAGCAGTTCCTCGCCTGGGCGACGGCGGCGCTCACCGGGGACCTGGGGCGCTCGTGGTTCACCGGCCAACTGGTGACCGAGGCCGTCCTCTCCCGTCTGGCGGTGACCGTGAGCCTGACCGTGGGCTCGGTGGCGCTGACCGGCGTGCTGGGGGTGTTCCTCGGAGCCCTGGCCGCCACCCGGCGCGGCTGGCCCGACCGGCTGGTGCAGATCCTGTCCGTGTTGGGCCAGGCCGTTCCGGGGTTCGTCCTCGCCGTGGGCCTGGTCCTGCTCTTCGCGGTCCGGCTCGGCTGGTTCCCGGCCACCGGGTACACCGACCCCTCCGCGTCCGTCGGCGGCTGGCTCCGGTCCATCACCCTGCCGGTGATCGCTCTGGCGCTCGGCTCCGTCGGCAGTGTGGCCCAACAGGTGCGCGGCTCCATGCTGGACGTGCTGCGGCGCGACCACGTCCGGACCCTGCGCAGCCGCGGCCTGCCGCGCAACCGCGTGGTGTACCGGTACGTGCTGCGCAACGCCTCCGGGCCCGCGCTGAGCATGCTCGGCCTGCAGTTCGTCATCATCCTCGGCGCCGCCGTCGTCGTGGAGCAGGTCTTCTCCATCCCCGGCCTGGGGCCGATCGCGCTGACCAGCACCTCGCAGGGCGACGTACCGCTCGTCATGGGGATCGTCATCGTCACGGGAGCGATCGTCGTGCTGGTGAACCTACTGGTCGACCTGACACAAGCCTTCCTCAACCCGAAAGTCCGCCTGTCATGA
- a CDS encoding glycoside hydrolase family 1 protein has translation MSNPTTARLPEGFLWGVAMAGHQNEGDSTASDIWFLEHTEPTIFREPSGPACRTWELWERDLDLAAGLGLTAFRFSVEWARVEPAPGEFSAEALDHYEAVVDGCLERGMAPIVTFSHFAAPHWFAVHGSWASEDAPELFARYCGVVAERFADRIALAVTLNEPNLVQMLISGNVLPPEAEEAKRAMLDAASRATGAERYRCANVFLEEELPEFQAALTEVHRAARAAIKAHRADLPVGLSIAVTDEYALPGGEAGRDRKRAEVYDHWLRLAREDDFVGVQNYERIAHGPDGPVPPEPGAAVNGMGTAVEPDSLAGAVAYAHRVAGVPVLVSEHGMSTEDDDLRADFIEPSLAGLAGEVERGVPVLGYCHWTLLDNYEWVAGYHSKLGLHSVDRQTFERRPKRSAGVYRDAVLRYREASADAAPRQQEAERTVPVVR, from the coding sequence ATGTCCAACCCCACCACCGCCAGGCTGCCCGAGGGTTTCCTCTGGGGCGTCGCCATGGCCGGGCACCAGAACGAGGGTGACAGCACCGCGAGCGACATCTGGTTCCTGGAGCACACCGAGCCGACCATCTTCCGTGAGCCGTCGGGCCCGGCGTGCCGGACCTGGGAGCTCTGGGAGCGGGACCTGGACCTCGCGGCCGGGCTGGGGTTGACCGCGTTCCGCTTCTCCGTGGAGTGGGCCCGCGTCGAACCGGCACCGGGCGAGTTCAGCGCCGAGGCGCTCGACCACTACGAGGCGGTGGTGGACGGGTGTCTGGAGCGCGGCATGGCGCCGATCGTCACGTTCAGCCACTTCGCGGCCCCGCACTGGTTCGCCGTCCACGGCTCCTGGGCGTCCGAGGACGCGCCCGAGCTGTTCGCCCGCTACTGCGGGGTGGTCGCCGAGCGGTTCGCGGACCGGATCGCCCTGGCCGTCACGCTGAACGAGCCCAACCTGGTGCAGATGCTGATCTCGGGCAACGTCCTGCCGCCGGAGGCGGAGGAGGCGAAGCGGGCCATGCTGGACGCGGCGTCCCGGGCGACGGGCGCCGAGCGGTACCGCTGCGCGAACGTCTTCCTGGAGGAGGAGCTGCCCGAGTTCCAGGCCGCCCTGACCGAGGTGCACCGCGCGGCGCGCGCAGCGATCAAGGCGCACCGGGCCGACCTTCCCGTCGGCCTCTCCATCGCGGTGACCGACGAGTACGCGCTGCCCGGTGGCGAGGCCGGCCGCGACCGCAAGCGCGCGGAGGTCTACGACCACTGGCTGCGCCTGGCGCGGGAGGACGACTTCGTCGGCGTGCAGAACTACGAGCGGATCGCGCACGGCCCCGACGGACCGGTCCCGCCGGAGCCCGGCGCCGCGGTCAACGGTATGGGCACGGCGGTCGAGCCGGACTCGCTCGCCGGGGCGGTGGCCTACGCCCACCGTGTCGCGGGTGTGCCGGTCCTGGTCTCCGAGCACGGGATGTCCACCGAGGACGACGACCTGCGCGCCGACTTCATCGAGCCCTCGCTCGCCGGCCTCGCCGGGGAGGTCGAACGGGGGGTGCCGGTGCTGGGGTACTGCCACTGGACGCTTCTGGACAACTACGAGTGGGTGGCCGGGTACCACTCCAAGCTCGGACTGCACAGCGTGGACCGGCAGACGTTCGAGCGGCGGCCCAAGCGCAGCGCGGGCGTCTACCGCGACGCGGTTCTGCGCTACCGGGAGGCGTCGGCGGACGCCGCACCGCGGCAGCAGGAGGCTGAGCGGACAGTGCCCGTGGTGCGGTAG
- a CDS encoding ABC transporter substrate-binding protein, producing MKSRPLHALAVALAAVLPLTACSGGSDSGTEQSDELVTGMPVDLTTWVAADAAWGNEALYHQAVYDTLLRTDAEGGVEPGLATEWTYDESMTHLTLELRDGVTFSDGTAFDAEVAAQNILRFRDGASENAANLSAVTEAEAVDEDTLELTLDAPDPALLTYLSQNAGLQASPETFEAEDAQVKPVGSGPYVLDEEASVVGSRYVFTAREDYWDPEAQLYGTITMNHYPDATALLNAVKGGQVDFANLNSTSQIADAERARYTTHLAPVNWKGMILADREGEVEEPVADVRVRQAVNHALDRQALLDALDSGYGEPSAQIFGPASDAYVEALDDAYPYDPERARELLDEAGYPDGVTLVQPQTSYRPASEFELVAGMLAESGITIESEQVGSTFIGDLLGGEWATFQFALNQEPLPWMTYQLAIAPDSAWNVHDVEDSTVQELAERMRLGGEDGAAASRELNEYLVEQAWFAPFYRLQGVLVTDDSTDATHKTGHATPNLWDIVPAS from the coding sequence ATGAAGTCCCGACCCCTGCACGCCCTGGCCGTGGCACTGGCCGCCGTCCTGCCCCTCACCGCCTGCTCGGGCGGATCCGACTCCGGAACGGAGCAGTCGGACGAGCTGGTCACCGGCATGCCCGTCGACCTGACCACCTGGGTCGCCGCCGACGCCGCCTGGGGCAACGAGGCGCTCTACCACCAGGCCGTGTACGACACGCTCCTGCGCACCGACGCCGAGGGCGGGGTCGAACCGGGACTGGCCACCGAGTGGACCTACGACGAGTCGATGACCCACCTGACACTCGAACTGCGCGACGGCGTCACCTTCAGCGACGGCACCGCGTTCGACGCCGAGGTCGCGGCGCAGAACATCCTGCGCTTCCGCGACGGTGCGAGCGAGAACGCCGCCAACCTGTCCGCGGTCACCGAGGCCGAGGCCGTCGACGAGGACACGCTCGAGCTGACCCTGGACGCCCCGGACCCCGCCCTGCTCACCTACCTGAGCCAGAACGCCGGCCTGCAGGCGTCACCGGAGACCTTCGAGGCCGAGGACGCCCAGGTCAAGCCGGTCGGCTCCGGCCCCTACGTCCTGGACGAGGAGGCCAGCGTCGTCGGCTCCCGCTACGTCTTCACCGCCCGTGAGGACTACTGGGACCCCGAGGCGCAGCTGTACGGGACGATCACCATGAACCACTACCCGGACGCCACCGCGCTGCTCAACGCGGTCAAGGGCGGCCAGGTGGACTTCGCCAACCTCAACAGCACCTCCCAGATCGCCGACGCCGAGCGGGCCAGGTACACCACCCACCTGGCCCCGGTGAACTGGAAGGGCATGATCCTGGCGGACCGCGAGGGCGAGGTGGAGGAACCCGTCGCCGACGTGCGCGTGCGCCAGGCCGTCAACCACGCGCTGGACCGCCAGGCACTGCTCGACGCCCTGGACAGCGGATACGGGGAGCCGAGCGCGCAGATCTTCGGCCCCGCATCGGACGCCTACGTCGAGGCCCTCGACGACGCCTACCCCTACGACCCCGAGCGGGCCAGGGAACTGCTCGACGAGGCCGGCTACCCGGACGGCGTCACCCTCGTCCAGCCGCAGACCTCCTACCGGCCCGCCTCGGAGTTCGAACTGGTCGCGGGCATGCTCGCCGAGTCCGGCATCACCATCGAGTCCGAGCAGGTCGGCTCCACGTTCATCGGCGACCTGCTCGGCGGCGAGTGGGCCACGTTCCAGTTCGCCCTGAACCAGGAGCCGCTGCCGTGGATGACCTACCAGCTGGCCATCGCCCCGGACTCGGCGTGGAACGTCCACGACGTCGAGGACTCCACGGTCCAGGAGCTCGCCGAGCGCATGCGCCTGGGCGGCGAGGACGGGGCGGCCGCCTCGCGTGAGCTGAACGAGTACCTCGTGGAGCAGGCGTGGTTCGCGCCGTTCTACCGCCTGCAGGGCGTGCTGGTCACCGACGACTCGACGGACGCCACGCACAAGACCGGCCACGCGACGCCGAACCTCTGGGACATCGTCCCGGCCTCCTGA
- a CDS encoding family 78 glycoside hydrolase catalytic domain, with amino-acid sequence MPAPTDPVVPPVRVEHHRAPLGIGQARPRLSWTPPVTQKAYELRVDDGDTTFTTGRVDSADCVLVPWPAPPLTSRARRTVRVRVWDEHDRVGDWSEPTALETGLIGDPRAEWTARMVGPAPRLTRVEDPSAGAPAAYLRGVVELDTGRRVRSARLRATARGLMTLDLNGAPVGDEALHPGWTTYHHRLRYRTWDVTDTVRGGANTLLVHLADGWYRGFVGFGGRREIYGAHTGALVQLEVEYDDGTLYVAGTDDSWTSAAGPVTRADIQKGQTLDARRIAPLDALDWLPVQEQEFDPATLVAPTGPAVRETRTVAARDITTAPSGATLVDFGQNLVGRLRVRVPRAEAGTRLSFRHAEVLEHGELGTRPLRAATQADELVLSASEADPQVWEPEFTFHGFRYVEVDGWPGDLRPEDLEAVVLHTDMRRLGDFACSDPLLTRLHENVVWGMRGNFVDLPTDCPQRDERLGWTGDLQIFAPTAAFLYDTAGLLEGWLADLAQDQSASGVVPPFIPFAELDDMLPPLDAEAGWGDAATIVPWTLYERYGDADLLRTQWDSMTGWVDAFAARAGADLDFASGGFSFGDWLDSAAPDDQPWAARVPWQLVATGYLARSARILAKAGDVLSDRGPRFAEQAEHYRALAERATERFRDEYVTATGRAAFPAQTAYAMAIVFDLLLPEQRRHAGDLLAQQVAADDFRIGTGFLGTPLVCDALADTGHAATAWKLLLQCECPSWLYAVAMGATTVWERWNSMLPDGSVNPGEMTSFNHYAFGAIADFLHRRVAGLAPAAPGYRRLRVAPLPTRELEWARASHHTPYGPAEAGWTRQGEDVTVTVTVPPGTEAEVHLPGADEPLVVGPGEHTFHARLPEEVAATKPAVFG; translated from the coding sequence ATGCCAGCGCCCACTGACCCCGTGGTCCCCCCGGTCCGCGTCGAGCACCACCGCGCCCCCCTCGGTATCGGACAGGCCCGCCCGCGCCTGTCCTGGACACCCCCCGTCACGCAGAAGGCCTACGAGCTGCGCGTGGACGACGGCGACACCACCTTCACGACCGGCCGAGTCGACTCCGCCGACTGCGTCCTGGTTCCCTGGCCCGCGCCCCCGCTGACCAGCCGCGCCCGCCGCACCGTGCGGGTCCGCGTCTGGGACGAGCACGACCGCGTCGGCGACTGGAGCGAGCCCACCGCCCTGGAGACGGGCCTGATCGGCGACCCCCGCGCCGAGTGGACGGCCCGCATGGTCGGCCCGGCACCGCGGCTCACCCGCGTCGAGGACCCCTCAGCCGGAGCGCCCGCGGCCTACCTGCGCGGCGTCGTCGAACTGGACACCGGCCGCCGCGTCCGCTCGGCCCGGCTGCGCGCCACCGCCCGCGGCCTGATGACCCTCGACCTCAACGGCGCTCCCGTCGGCGACGAGGCACTGCACCCGGGCTGGACCACCTACCACCACCGGCTGCGCTACCGCACCTGGGACGTCACCGACACCGTCCGCGGCGGCGCCAACACCCTGCTCGTCCACCTCGCCGACGGCTGGTACCGCGGGTTCGTGGGCTTCGGCGGACGCCGTGAGATCTACGGCGCGCACACCGGAGCGCTCGTGCAGCTGGAGGTGGAGTACGACGACGGGACCCTGTACGTCGCCGGAACCGACGACTCCTGGACCAGCGCGGCCGGCCCCGTCACCCGCGCCGACATCCAGAAGGGGCAGACCCTCGACGCCCGCCGGATCGCGCCGCTCGACGCGCTCGACTGGCTGCCCGTCCAGGAGCAGGAGTTCGACCCCGCCACACTCGTGGCCCCCACCGGCCCCGCCGTACGGGAGACGCGGACCGTCGCGGCCCGCGACATCACCACCGCGCCGTCCGGCGCCACACTCGTGGACTTCGGCCAGAACCTGGTGGGCCGCCTGCGCGTGCGCGTACCGCGGGCCGAGGCCGGGACCCGCCTGTCCTTCCGCCACGCCGAGGTGCTCGAACACGGTGAGCTGGGCACCCGGCCGCTGCGCGCGGCCACCCAGGCCGACGAACTCGTCCTGTCGGCCTCCGAGGCCGACCCGCAGGTCTGGGAACCCGAGTTCACCTTCCACGGGTTCCGCTACGTCGAAGTCGACGGGTGGCCGGGCGACCTGCGGCCCGAGGACCTGGAGGCCGTCGTACTCCACACGGACATGCGCCGCCTCGGCGACTTCGCGTGCTCCGACCCGCTCCTGACCCGCCTGCACGAGAACGTGGTGTGGGGAATGCGCGGCAACTTCGTGGACCTGCCCACCGACTGCCCCCAGCGCGACGAACGGCTCGGCTGGACCGGCGACCTGCAGATCTTCGCGCCCACCGCGGCCTTCCTGTACGACACGGCCGGGCTGCTGGAGGGCTGGCTCGCGGACCTGGCCCAGGACCAGTCCGCGTCCGGTGTGGTGCCGCCGTTCATCCCCTTCGCCGAGCTGGACGACATGCTGCCGCCGCTCGACGCGGAGGCCGGATGGGGCGACGCGGCCACCATCGTGCCGTGGACCCTGTACGAGCGCTACGGGGACGCCGACCTCCTGCGCACCCAGTGGGACTCGATGACCGGCTGGGTCGACGCGTTCGCCGCGCGCGCCGGTGCCGACCTGGACTTCGCCTCCGGCGGGTTCTCCTTCGGCGACTGGCTGGACTCGGCCGCTCCCGACGACCAGCCGTGGGCCGCGCGCGTGCCGTGGCAGCTCGTGGCCACCGGCTACCTGGCCCGCTCCGCGCGGATCCTGGCGAAGGCCGGCGACGTGCTGTCCGACCGCGGTCCGCGCTTCGCCGAGCAGGCCGAGCACTACCGCGCACTCGCCGAGCGGGCCACCGAGCGGTTCCGGGACGAGTACGTGACCGCGACCGGCCGCGCCGCCTTCCCCGCCCAGACCGCCTACGCCATGGCGATCGTCTTCGACCTTCTCCTGCCGGAGCAGCGCCGGCACGCGGGCGACCTGCTGGCGCAGCAGGTGGCCGCCGACGACTTCCGCATCGGCACGGGGTTCCTCGGTACACCGCTGGTCTGCGACGCGCTCGCGGACACGGGTCACGCCGCCACAGCGTGGAAGCTGCTCCTGCAGTGCGAGTGCCCCTCCTGGCTCTACGCCGTGGCGATGGGCGCGACCACCGTCTGGGAGCGGTGGAACTCGATGCTGCCCGACGGCAGCGTCAACCCGGGCGAGATGACCTCCTTCAACCACTACGCGTTCGGTGCGATCGCCGACTTCCTGCACCGCCGGGTGGCCGGTCTGGCGCCCGCCGCACCCGGGTACCGGCGGCTGCGCGTGGCGCCGCTGCCCACCCGGGAACTGGAGTGGGCGCGCGCGAGCCACCACACGCCCTACGGCCCGGCCGAGGCGGGGTGGACGCGCCAGGGCGAGGACGTCACCGTCACCGTGACCGTCCCGCCGGGGACGGAGGCCGAGGTCCACCTGCCCGGCGCCGATGAGCCGCTGGTGGTCGGACCGGGCGAGCACACCTTCCACGCCAGGCTGCCGGAGGAGGTCGCGGCCACCAAACCCGCCGTCTTCGGCTGA
- a CDS encoding dipeptide/oligopeptide/nickel ABC transporter permease/ATP-binding protein — protein MSTPTSSPGLVARLLRHPLGSPSLVFVGLMLIVALISRWLMPHDPTATSAALVMAPSSAEHWLGGDAAGRDVLSRLVLATTYSLAGGLVVAALAALFGVTGGLAAGYFGGWIDTAGAWLTALVMSAPAMVILLAARTAFGPSLWLSMAVFGALLSPIYYRVVYNAVRSVCGELYVDAARTSGLSTPRIIVRHVLFAVRAPVILLSSGVVAAGIGMMAALDFLGLGSPSTPTWGQMLSEGFYTMARNPVLVLWPSLALGLTMVALVLLGNALRDELEGTSAPRGHRAPEPWRPPSRDRPDVIEHDGDDERPVLLAVRDLAVAYPGGDGWTTVVRHSDLTVRRGQVHGLVGESGSGKSQTAFAVLGLLGEGGRTVAGSIVFDGQELTGLDEARMNGLRGRRIAYVPQEPMSNLDPAFTVGAQFTDPLRVVLGKSAPEARRIALDLLARVGIPDPERAYRSYPHQLSGGMAQRVLIAAAIAAGPDLLIADEPTTALDVTVQAEVLDLLRELRDDLDMSILMVTHSFGVVADLCDHVSVMSDGAVVESGPVRSVLAAPRHPYTRQLLAAIPQGKPRPPLEGAPS, from the coding sequence ATGAGCACGCCCACCTCCTCGCCCGGCCTGGTGGCCAGGCTGCTGCGGCATCCGCTGGGCTCCCCGTCCCTGGTGTTCGTGGGGCTGATGCTGATCGTGGCCCTCATCAGCCGCTGGCTCATGCCCCACGACCCCACCGCGACCTCGGCCGCCCTGGTCATGGCCCCCTCCTCGGCCGAGCACTGGCTCGGCGGCGACGCGGCCGGCCGCGACGTGCTGTCCCGGCTGGTCCTCGCCACCACCTACAGCCTCGCCGGCGGCCTGGTGGTCGCCGCGCTGGCGGCCCTGTTCGGCGTCACCGGCGGTCTGGCGGCCGGATACTTCGGCGGCTGGATCGACACGGCCGGCGCCTGGCTGACCGCCCTGGTGATGTCCGCGCCCGCCATGGTGATCCTGCTGGCCGCGCGGACGGCGTTCGGGCCGTCGCTGTGGCTGAGCATGGCGGTGTTCGGCGCCCTGCTCTCACCGATCTACTACCGGGTCGTCTACAACGCGGTCCGCTCCGTGTGCGGGGAGCTGTACGTGGACGCGGCCCGCACGAGCGGCCTGTCGACACCGCGGATCATCGTCCGCCACGTCCTGTTCGCGGTCCGCGCACCGGTCATCCTGCTCTCCTCGGGCGTCGTCGCCGCCGGTATCGGCATGATGGCGGCCCTGGACTTCCTGGGCCTGGGATCGCCGAGCACACCCACGTGGGGCCAGATGCTCTCCGAGGGCTTCTACACCATGGCGCGCAACCCCGTCCTGGTGCTGTGGCCGTCGCTGGCCCTGGGCCTGACCATGGTGGCGCTCGTCCTGCTGGGCAACGCGCTGCGCGACGAACTGGAGGGCACCTCCGCGCCGAGGGGCCACCGCGCTCCCGAGCCGTGGCGGCCGCCGTCGCGGGACAGACCCGACGTGATCGAGCACGACGGCGACGACGAGCGCCCCGTCCTGCTCGCCGTGCGCGACCTGGCCGTGGCCTACCCGGGTGGCGACGGCTGGACGACCGTGGTGCGCCACTCCGACCTGACGGTGCGCCGCGGCCAGGTCCACGGACTGGTCGGCGAGTCCGGTTCCGGAAAGTCGCAGACCGCCTTCGCGGTGCTCGGGCTGCTGGGCGAGGGCGGACGCACCGTCGCCGGGTCGATCGTGTTCGACGGCCAGGAGCTGACCGGCCTGGACGAGGCGCGGATGAACGGGCTGCGCGGCCGGCGCATCGCCTACGTCCCGCAGGAACCCATGTCCAACCTGGACCCGGCCTTCACGGTCGGTGCCCAGTTCACCGACCCGCTGCGCGTCGTCCTCGGCAAGTCCGCGCCGGAGGCGCGGCGCATCGCCCTCGACCTCCTGGCCCGGGTGGGCATCCCCGACCCGGAACGCGCCTACCGCTCCTACCCGCACCAGCTCTCCGGCGGCATGGCCCAGCGCGTACTGATCGCCGCGGCCATCGCCGCCGGACCGGACCTGTTGATCGCCGACGAGCCGACCACAGCCCTGGACGTCACCGTCCAGGCCGAGGTGCTCGACCTGCTGCGCGAACTGCGCGACGACCTGGACATGTCGATCCTGATGGTGACGCACAGCTTCGGCGTGGTCGCCGACCTCTGCGACCACGTGTCCGTGATGTCGGACGGCGCGGTGGTCGAGTCCGGACCGGTGCGCTCGGTCCTGGCCGCCCCCCGGCACCCGTACACGCGACAACTGCTCGCCGCGATCCCCCAGGGGAAGCCGCGGCCGCCACTGGAAGGGGCCCCTTCGTGA
- a CDS encoding ATP-binding cassette domain-containing protein — MNAQQQHPLLAVEDLVVEYPTRGWRSRPFRAVKGVGFDIRPAETVGLIGESGSGKSTIGRALLGLAPVAGGRILFDGEDISRPTHRRRRELTGQIQVVYQDPYSSLNPAMTIGDILTEPMTVRRTPRRQAMERVRELLATVGLPSDAVGRLPREFSGGQRQRVAIARALVLEPRLIVCDEPVSALDLSTQQRVLDLLIDVQERTGVAYLFVSHDLTVVRELAHRVAVMYRGEIVEQGDGETVTSRPSHPYTQRLLLSSPVCDPAAQERRRAERRRLTAPS; from the coding sequence GTGAACGCGCAACAGCAGCATCCGCTCCTGGCCGTCGAGGACCTGGTGGTCGAGTACCCGACCCGCGGGTGGCGCAGCCGGCCCTTCCGCGCCGTCAAGGGCGTCGGCTTCGACATCCGCCCCGCCGAGACGGTCGGGCTCATCGGCGAGTCGGGTTCGGGAAAGTCGACGATCGGCCGGGCCCTGCTCGGTCTGGCCCCGGTCGCGGGCGGACGGATCCTCTTCGACGGCGAGGACATCAGCCGCCCCACGCACCGGCGGCGCCGCGAGCTGACCGGTCAGATCCAGGTGGTCTACCAGGACCCGTACTCGTCGCTGAACCCGGCGATGACGATCGGGGACATCCTCACCGAACCCATGACGGTGCGGCGCACCCCGCGCCGACAGGCGATGGAGCGCGTGCGGGAGCTGCTGGCGACCGTCGGCCTGCCCTCGGACGCGGTGGGCCGCCTGCCGCGCGAGTTCTCCGGCGGCCAGCGCCAGCGCGTCGCCATCGCCCGCGCCCTGGTGCTCGAACCACGGCTGATCGTGTGCGACGAGCCGGTGTCCGCGCTGGACCTGTCCACGCAGCAGCGGGTGCTGGACCTGCTCATCGACGTCCAGGAACGCACCGGTGTCGCCTACCTCTTCGTCTCCCACGACCTGACCGTGGTGCGCGAACTGGCCCACCGGGTCGCGGTGATGTACCGCGGGGAGATCGTCGAGCAGGGCGACGGCGAGACCGTCACGTCCCGGCCGAGCCACCCGTACACGCAGAGGCTGCTGCTCTCCTCCCCCGTCTGCGACCCCGCGGCCCAGGAACGGCGGCGTGCGGAGCGCCGACGGCTGACCGCTCCTTCCTAG
- a CDS encoding TetR/AcrR family transcriptional regulator encodes MARQRGNYKKTAARREQILEAAVTVFARSGYTAGSVNEIARVVGMTQTGILHHFPGGKVALLSAVMERRDEIAQGILAGREGRRFLYGLLEISRQQAAQRGIVQLYRILSAEATDPEHPAHRYFRDRFRLISGKLTETLTTLRDEGELRDGVDPEQAALGCIAMVEGLELLWINGFDIDVAEGVRRHLNMLLTTGLDALPAPVDAPADTSDGTTPSASGDLAGAPGESPAEPDEKDPSHASAH; translated from the coding sequence ATGGCAAGGCAACGAGGCAACTACAAGAAGACGGCCGCGCGGCGCGAGCAGATCCTCGAGGCCGCCGTCACGGTCTTCGCCAGGTCCGGCTACACGGCCGGCTCGGTCAACGAGATCGCGCGCGTGGTCGGCATGACGCAGACGGGGATCCTCCACCACTTCCCCGGGGGCAAGGTGGCGCTGCTGAGCGCGGTCATGGAACGCCGGGACGAGATCGCCCAGGGCATCCTCGCCGGGCGCGAGGGACGCCGGTTCCTGTACGGGCTGCTGGAGATCTCCCGCCAACAGGCCGCACAGCGCGGCATCGTGCAGCTCTACCGCATCCTCTCCGCCGAGGCCACGGATCCCGAGCACCCCGCCCACCGCTACTTCCGGGATCGCTTCCGCCTCATCAGCGGCAAGCTCACCGAGACACTGACGACGCTGCGCGACGAGGGCGAACTGCGCGACGGCGTGGACCCCGAACAGGCGGCGCTGGGCTGCATCGCCATGGTCGAGGGCCTCGAACTGCTGTGGATCAACGGCTTCGACATCGACGTGGCCGAAGGCGTCCGCCGCCACCTGAACATGCTCCTGACCACCGGGCTCGACGCGCTCCCCGCCCCCGTGGACGCTCCCGCCGACACCTCCGACGGCACCACCCCCAGCGCGTCCGGCGACCTCGCCGGGGCCCCCGGTGAGAGTCCCGCCGAACCCGACGAGAAGGACCCCTCCCATGCCAGCGCCCACTGA